In one Arenibacter antarcticus genomic region, the following are encoded:
- a CDS encoding c-type cytochrome, giving the protein MRNSTLSLLAVSILTAFSVAACKHASAKSHENFATVIPTKYLDSNALVKRGEYLVNSIGCADCHSPKRMGPQGPEIIPELHLSGFPQNGQVPPINTSVLKNGWVLFASDLTTSIGPWGQSFSANITSDPSGIGNWSEENFMRAIREGKYKGLENSRNILPPMPWEVYKNLNDEDIKSLYYFLKTTTPVNNIVPAPKPLSDLE; this is encoded by the coding sequence ATGCGTAACTCCACTCTATCTTTATTGGCCGTGTCAATTTTAACTGCCTTTAGTGTCGCTGCTTGTAAACATGCCTCTGCAAAATCCCATGAGAATTTTGCTACAGTAATTCCGACCAAATACCTGGATTCCAATGCATTGGTAAAGCGTGGGGAATACTTGGTCAACTCCATTGGTTGTGCAGATTGTCACTCACCCAAACGTATGGGACCCCAAGGCCCAGAAATAATACCGGAACTTCATTTATCCGGATTCCCTCAAAATGGGCAGGTACCCCCTATTAATACCTCTGTCTTAAAAAATGGTTGGGTGCTGTTTGCGTCAGATCTAACGACTTCTATCGGTCCCTGGGGCCAGTCCTTCTCGGCAAATATCACCAGTGACCCTTCGGGAATCGGAAATTGGAGCGAAGAAAATTTTATGCGGGCCATTCGAGAAGGAAAATACAAAGGACTGGAAAACTCCCGAAACATATTGCCCCCCATGCCTTGGGAGGTGTATAAAAATTTGAACGATGAAGATATTAAATCTCTCTATTATTTTTTAAAAACCACAACCCCTGTAAACAATATTGTGCCTGCTCCAAAACCTTTATCAGACTTGGAATGA
- a CDS encoding class I SAM-dependent DNA methyltransferase, whose amino-acid sequence MTSTAKFETQTKALIDDLKSVCANYGLGNDGNEFKIITQVFLYKFLNDKYVYELKQLEPALAKAEDFDAALKKYSDDELELLSMQINENTARIAPQNFLSRLFEQQNQPKFADIFDQTLMDVAKANSDIFSVLTQGGEKIVLFENISKYVSDNRDAFCKALVNKLVGFSFEHIFTQKFDFFATIFEYLIKDYNSNSGGKYAEYFTPHAVAKIMAACLVTDENVNNVTCYDPGAGSGTLLMNLAHAIGEDKCTIYSQDISQKSSALLRLNLILNNLVHSIQNIIQGNTILTPYHKQENGQLEQFDYIVSNPPFKLDFSDYSADLDSKANKERFFAGIPKVPAKKKESMAIYLLFIQHIMHSLRDKTGKAAIVVPTGFITAQSGIDKKIREKLVDSKMLAGVVSMPSNIFATTGTNVSILFLDKANKGDLILIDASNLGTKVKEGKNQKTVLSDTEEQQIIDIFNVKEAKDELSVVVSYADIKAKNYSLSAGQYFEVKIDYVDITAQEFDAKLRNFESNLEDLFSESKRLERDVQKNFLTLKFEN is encoded by the coding sequence ATGACAAGCACAGCAAAATTTGAAACCCAGACCAAAGCACTAATAGACGACCTTAAAAGCGTTTGTGCCAACTACGGTTTGGGAAATGACGGAAATGAATTTAAAATCATTACCCAGGTATTTTTATATAAGTTCTTGAACGATAAATATGTTTATGAACTAAAACAGTTAGAGCCAGCTCTAGCCAAAGCAGAAGACTTTGACGCCGCCTTAAAGAAGTATTCCGATGATGAATTGGAGCTGTTGAGCATGCAGATAAACGAGAATACGGCCCGTATTGCACCCCAAAACTTTTTGTCTCGTTTATTCGAACAACAAAATCAACCAAAGTTTGCCGATATTTTTGACCAGACGTTGATGGATGTGGCCAAGGCTAACAGTGATATTTTCTCAGTGCTTACCCAAGGAGGTGAAAAAATAGTCTTGTTTGAAAACATAAGTAAATATGTTTCCGATAATAGGGATGCGTTTTGCAAGGCACTAGTGAATAAACTTGTGGGTTTTAGTTTTGAGCATATTTTCACCCAAAAGTTCGACTTCTTCGCTACCATATTTGAGTATTTGATAAAAGACTACAACTCCAATAGCGGTGGTAAATATGCGGAGTATTTTACACCACATGCCGTTGCCAAAATCATGGCCGCCTGTTTGGTCACGGATGAAAATGTAAACAACGTAACCTGTTATGATCCGGGTGCGGGATCGGGTACCTTATTGATGAATTTGGCCCACGCCATTGGCGAAGACAAGTGTACCATTTACTCCCAGGACATCTCCCAAAAGTCATCTGCCTTGTTGCGTTTGAATCTTATATTGAACAATCTGGTACACTCCATACAGAATATTATTCAGGGAAATACCATTTTAACGCCCTACCATAAGCAGGAGAACGGACAATTGGAGCAGTTTGATTATATCGTTTCCAACCCGCCGTTTAAATTGGATTTTAGTGATTATAGTGCAGATTTGGACAGCAAGGCCAATAAAGAACGCTTTTTTGCGGGCATACCAAAAGTACCGGCCAAAAAGAAGGAGTCAATGGCCATTTATTTGCTGTTCATACAGCATATCATGCACTCTTTAAGGGATAAAACAGGGAAGGCTGCCATTGTAGTTCCCACTGGTTTTATTACGGCACAAAGCGGCATAGATAAAAAGATTAGGGAAAAATTGGTGGATAGTAAAATGTTGGCAGGAGTAGTTAGTATGCCATCTAACATTTTCGCCACTACGGGTACCAATGTTAGTATTTTGTTCTTGGACAAGGCAAATAAAGGGGATTTGATTTTGATTGATGCCTCCAATTTGGGTACCAAAGTAAAAGAGGGCAAGAACCAAAAAACGGTATTAAGCGATACCGAAGAGCAGCAAATAATAGACATTTTTAACGTCAAGGAAGCTAAAGACGAATTATCGGTTGTGGTGTCTTATGCCGATATTAAAGCTAAAAACTATAGCCTTAGTGCTGGGCAATATTTTGAGGTAAAGATTGACTATGTTGATATTACTGCACAGGAGTTTGATGCTAAATTGAGAAACTTTGAAAGCAATTTAGAAGACCTATTTTCTGAATCTAAAAGATTAGAAAGGGATGTTCAGAAGAATTTTTTAACCTTAAAATTTGAAAATTAA
- a CDS encoding two-component regulator propeller domain-containing protein, with the protein MAAQAPGPKRYNFAHYTEESGLNSYQVNATVQDDDGYIWIATNEGLQRYDGLRYKSFGHVHNDSTSIPSKSILQLLIDKNKNLWILTREGKVGIFNTKKFTFNE; encoded by the coding sequence GTGGCTGCGCAGGCTCCCGGACCAAAGCGGTACAATTTTGCGCATTATACAGAAGAGTCAGGACTAAACTCGTATCAGGTTAACGCTACCGTCCAAGATGATGATGGATACATTTGGATCGCTACAAACGAGGGTCTTCAGCGTTATGATGGGTTGCGCTACAAAAGTTTTGGTCATGTACACAACGATTCCACGTCAATCCCATCCAAAAGTATATTACAATTGCTGATTGATAAGAACAAAAATTTATGGATACTTACCAGAGAGGGGAAAGTGGGAATATTCAACACTAAAAAGTTTACTTTCAATGAGTAA
- a CDS encoding sensor histidine kinase, which translates to MNTVPYPSERKEEQTTDYRLFGSQMRVDLPQYNGLDNKVMLIVTPIFIFFLNCIIFGTQYFSGFWFFISVSLLTFFWFCPVFISCGVIAVLLKQRFPSEAELAKRLSFMIVALLITTGLFLSALFNIFESIAYFEYRFNEKAFAWSYLVLGIISIFITFLMEGISRYKEWQLNRQATEKLNQVYKKSQLQGLKSQVNPHFLFNSLNSLSSLIQCDKEMAERFLDEMSKVYCYMLSSDEVQLVTLDTELKFADSYMFLLKARFGNGLQLKMTASEEDKTKLLAPLTLQLLIESKLFSVEYSHFPLSGKYP; encoded by the coding sequence ATGAATACTGTACCCTATCCCAGTGAGAGAAAAGAGGAGCAAACAACTGATTACAGATTATTTGGAAGCCAAATGCGAGTAGATTTGCCACAATATAATGGGTTGGACAATAAGGTGATGCTGATTGTTACACCTATATTTATATTTTTTCTCAATTGTATTATTTTCGGTACTCAATATTTTTCAGGATTTTGGTTTTTTATATCTGTTAGCTTGCTTACGTTTTTTTGGTTCTGTCCTGTTTTTATTAGCTGCGGAGTCATTGCGGTTTTGTTAAAGCAAAGATTTCCATCGGAAGCTGAATTGGCCAAACGATTGTCGTTCATGATAGTCGCATTACTCATAACCACCGGATTATTCCTATCCGCACTATTCAACATATTCGAGTCAATAGCATATTTTGAATACCGCTTCAACGAGAAGGCCTTTGCTTGGAGTTATCTAGTATTAGGTATCATTAGTATTTTTATCACCTTTTTAATGGAGGGAATTTCCCGGTACAAAGAATGGCAGTTAAACCGACAAGCAACCGAAAAACTGAACCAGGTCTATAAAAAAAGCCAGCTACAAGGTCTAAAGAGTCAGGTAAATCCCCATTTTCTGTTTAACAGTCTAAATTCACTATCCAGTTTAATACAATGCGATAAAGAAATGGCAGAAAGATTTTTGGATGAAATGAGTAAGGTATATTGCTATATGTTGAGCAGTGATGAAGTACAATTGGTGACACTGGATACGGAATTAAAATTTGCCGATTCCTATATGTTTTTGCTGAAAGCGAGGTTTGGCAATGGGTTACAGTTAAAAATGACGGCGTCAGAGGAAGATAAAACCAAATTACTGGCACCACTTACCCTTCAATTACTCATTGAAAGTAAACTTTTTAGTGTTGAATATTCCCACTTTCCCCTCTCTGGTAAGTATCCATAA
- the rhuM gene encoding virulence protein RhuM/Fic/DOC family protein, which translates to MKEQNQIVIYQSDDGATQLQVNLQDDTIWLTQAQIVEVFNSSKANISEHIKNIFLSGELTETATVRKFRTVQQEGERTVTRNRVHYNLDVIISVGYRVNSKRGTQFRIWANQVLKDYLVQGYAVNQKRLEQKEQEVKLLKDGIHILSRAIEEKIEDNQWLTVFTKGLSLLDDYDHEQLDTKGLTIKKVDYPSLTDYQELINQMLSEFDSDVFGKEKDKSFQSSIAQIGKGFGEADFYPTLEEKAAMLLYLVVKNHSFVDGNKRIAAACFLKFLQQNDMLFNSQQQPIISNDTLASLTLFIASSKPEEMQTVTRLVISVLNRNNSK; encoded by the coding sequence ATGAAAGAACAAAACCAAATCGTAATATATCAGTCTGATGATGGAGCAACCCAACTTCAAGTTAATCTTCAAGATGATACTATTTGGTTAACACAGGCTCAAATTGTAGAAGTTTTTAATTCTAGTAAAGCTAATATTAGTGAGCATATAAAAAATATTTTTTTATCTGGTGAATTAACGGAAACGGCAACTGTTCGGAAATTCCGAACAGTTCAACAAGAAGGTGAAAGAACAGTAACTAGAAATAGAGTTCATTATAATTTAGATGTCATAATTTCTGTTGGTTATCGTGTAAACTCAAAAAGAGGTACACAATTCCGTATATGGGCGAATCAAGTATTAAAAGATTATTTGGTTCAGGGTTATGCGGTAAACCAAAAACGTTTAGAACAAAAAGAACAAGAAGTAAAGTTATTAAAAGATGGTATTCATATTTTAAGTAGGGCTATTGAAGAAAAAATTGAAGACAATCAATGGCTTACAGTTTTCACTAAGGGCTTAAGTTTATTAGATGATTATGATCATGAACAATTAGACACCAAAGGATTAACTATAAAGAAAGTAGATTACCCAAGTTTAACAGATTATCAAGAACTCATCAACCAAATGTTAAGCGAGTTTGATTCGGATGTTTTTGGTAAGGAAAAAGATAAAAGCTTTCAAAGCTCAATTGCTCAAATTGGAAAAGGATTTGGAGAAGCTGATTTTTACCCAACACTAGAGGAAAAAGCAGCCATGCTCTTATATCTAGTGGTAAAGAACCATTCTTTTGTAGATGGAAACAAACGAATAGCAGCAGCATGTTTTCTTAAATTTTTACAACAGAACGACATGCTTTTCAATAGTCAACAACAACCTATTATAAGCAACGATACTTTAGCGAGTTTAACGTTGTTCATTGCTTCAAGTAAACCAGAAGAAATGCAAACCGTAACCCGTTTAGTAATTAGCGTGTTAAACAGAAATAATAGTAAATAA